A part of Leptospira congkakensis genomic DNA contains:
- a CDS encoding NADH-quinone oxidoreductase subunit D yields MVMYEKTAEHFGKKFKDLPEGHLLVNLGPSHPATHGILQNVIQIDGERVVDTESVIGYVHRCFEKLGERYDYNQFLVCTDRMNYVSTPLNNIGWILTVEKMMQIEVPERVTYVRMIISELSRMMDHIICNGIMGVDLGAFSGLLHLFHHRENIYQILEKLTGARLTTTFCRVGGMERDIYPEFQSEIKMVIKGLKPALDEFQELLIRNKIFNERTAGIGGLSAERAIAYGFSGPNLRAAGVPWDVRKDDPYMLYDKVDFDIAVGEDGSALDRTLVRMEEMRQSMRIIEQLIDGIPEGPYHADVPHTFLPPKDRVYNNMEELIYHFKIIMHGVKVPPGEYYMSTEAANGELGFYVVSEGEKTPWRVHVRRPCFWYYQAFPELVKGGLLADTIATMSSLNVIAGELDC; encoded by the coding sequence ATGGTAATGTATGAAAAAACAGCCGAACATTTTGGCAAAAAATTCAAAGACCTACCGGAAGGCCATTTACTAGTCAACCTTGGTCCAAGCCATCCTGCCACACATGGAATTTTACAAAACGTAATCCAAATTGATGGAGAACGAGTTGTCGATACAGAATCAGTGATTGGTTATGTACATCGATGTTTTGAAAAACTAGGCGAACGTTACGATTACAATCAGTTCTTAGTTTGTACGGATCGTATGAACTATGTATCCACTCCACTCAATAATATTGGTTGGATTCTCACCGTAGAAAAAATGATGCAGATCGAAGTTCCGGAACGAGTCACATACGTCCGTATGATCATTTCTGAGCTCTCTCGAATGATGGATCATATCATTTGTAATGGAATTATGGGTGTGGATCTTGGTGCTTTTTCTGGCCTACTGCATTTGTTCCATCATAGAGAAAATATTTATCAAATCCTTGAGAAACTAACGGGCGCTAGATTGACTACAACTTTCTGTCGCGTGGGCGGAATGGAAAGAGATATTTACCCTGAATTCCAATCCGAAATCAAAATGGTCATCAAAGGGTTAAAACCTGCTTTGGATGAATTCCAGGAATTACTCATTCGTAATAAAATTTTCAATGAAAGGACTGCCGGAATTGGTGGTCTTTCTGCAGAACGTGCCATAGCTTATGGATTTTCTGGACCGAACCTTCGTGCGGCTGGTGTTCCTTGGGATGTAAGAAAGGACGATCCTTATATGTTGTATGATAAGGTCGATTTTGATATTGCTGTTGGGGAAGATGGATCCGCTCTTGATCGAACTCTAGTTCGTATGGAAGAGATGCGTCAGTCCATGCGAATCATCGAACAACTGATTGATGGAATTCCTGAAGGTCCATACCACGCAGATGTTCCTCACACTTTCCTTCCACCAAAAGACCGTGTGTACAACAATATGGAAGAACTCATTTATCATTTTAAAATTATCATGCACGGAGTGAAGGTTCCTCCTGGAGAATACTATATGTCTACCGAGGCAGCCAATGGAGAACTCGGGTTTTATGTAGTTTCGGAAGGAGAAAAAACTCCTTGGAGAGTGCATGTGAGACGTCCTTGTTTTTGGTATTACCAAGCATTCCCAGAACTTGTTAAAGGAGGACTCCTTGCTGATACCATTGCTACTATGTCTTCACTCAATGTCATTGCAGGGGAGTTAGATTGTTAA
- a CDS encoding response regulator — translation MNFTQLQHEKNAILCVDDEPILLLSLVQELKREIGGSYTYETAQNPEEAMEVIDDLCSSGVEVILILSDWLMPGMRGDEFLIQVHQKYPQIKSIMISGHADRDAINRVKEEAKTYAIFSKPWNTRELLDAVRFCCNLT, via the coding sequence TTGAATTTTACGCAGTTGCAACATGAGAAAAACGCAATTCTTTGCGTTGATGATGAACCCATCCTGCTTTTGTCCCTCGTACAAGAACTAAAACGCGAGATTGGTGGGAGTTATACCTACGAAACTGCGCAAAATCCCGAAGAAGCCATGGAAGTGATCGATGACCTCTGTAGTTCTGGTGTGGAAGTGATTCTCATTTTGTCTGATTGGCTGATGCCGGGAATGCGGGGAGATGAATTTCTCATCCAAGTTCACCAAAAATACCCTCAAATCAAATCCATCATGATCTCGGGCCATGCCGACCGTGACGCCATCAACCGCGTCAAAGAAGAGGCAAAAACCTACGCCATTTTTTCCAAACCTTGGAACACCCGAGAATTACTCGATGCAGTTCGTTTCTGTTGCAATTTGACCTAA
- a CDS encoding NADH-quinone oxidoreductase subunit B: MGLTETLSKPGEMFGDMFQVATLDNVVQWGQSFSLWPYPFATACCGIEYMSTSCADYDIARFGAERPSFSPRQADMILVLGTITYKMAPVLRQIYDQLAEPKFVISVGACASSGGMFHTYGVLQGVDRILPVDVYVPGCPPRPEALLDALVKLQKKVQGQGLEARRQEVMRKIEEINERNKPLVVA, encoded by the coding sequence ATGGGATTAACAGAAACACTATCCAAACCGGGTGAGATGTTTGGCGATATGTTCCAAGTCGCTACACTGGACAATGTGGTACAATGGGGACAAAGTTTTTCTTTATGGCCTTATCCGTTTGCCACTGCTTGTTGTGGAATCGAATACATGAGTACATCTTGTGCTGATTATGACATCGCTCGTTTTGGTGCAGAACGTCCTTCTTTTTCTCCGCGCCAAGCCGATATGATTTTGGTACTCGGAACCATCACATATAAGATGGCTCCCGTATTACGCCAAATATACGACCAATTAGCCGAGCCAAAGTTTGTGATTTCTGTGGGTGCCTGTGCCTCGTCTGGTGGGATGTTTCACACCTACGGTGTGTTACAAGGTGTTGATCGAATTCTTCCTGTTGATGTTTATGTTCCTGGTTGTCCACCAAGACCGGAAGCACTTTTAGATGCTCTTGTGAAACTGCAAAAGAAAGTCCAAGGCCAAGGTTTGGAAGCTAGACGCCAAGAAGTCATGAGAAAAATCGAAGAAATCAACGAACGCAACAAACCTCTTGTAGTGGCATGA
- a CDS encoding NADH-quinone oxidoreductase subunit A, with protein MGSAPDSFAPILLQLLLGVGFSALILTLAFLINPKKKSKPQDTFECGVTYYGDARGLFNIKFYLVAVLFILFDIEAVFLYPWAVNLIGFKEAGLGTFFLLEMFFFLLILVVGLYYIWKKGALEWD; from the coding sequence ATGGGTTCTGCTCCAGATAGTTTTGCTCCAATCCTTCTACAACTTTTGCTCGGAGTCGGTTTCTCCGCTCTGATCTTGACCCTTGCCTTCCTCATCAATCCGAAGAAAAAATCGAAACCTCAAGACACATTTGAATGTGGGGTTACGTATTACGGTGATGCCAGAGGACTTTTCAACATTAAGTTTTATCTTGTTGCGGTTCTCTTCATCCTCTTCGACATTGAAGCCGTCTTTTTATACCCTTGGGCTGTAAACTTAATCGGTTTCAAAGAAGCAGGTCTTGGAACTTTCTTTTTACTAGAGATGTTTTTCTTTTTACTCATACTTGTTGTGGGTCTATACTATATATGGAAGAAGGGAGCACTGGAATGGGATTAA
- a CDS encoding Smr/MutS family protein, translating to MRTIYIRKLRFEEARIKLERELHEAFMDGESYVEILHGIGEGILRRMAIDYVETCDFLKLVETDPMFRSNPGATMVEILAPSKEYINRLKS from the coding sequence GTGCGTACCATATACATTCGCAAACTCCGATTTGAAGAGGCTCGTATCAAATTAGAACGAGAGCTCCATGAAGCCTTTATGGACGGGGAATCCTACGTCGAAATTTTGCATGGTATTGGGGAAGGAATCCTCCGCCGAATGGCGATTGACTACGTGGAGACTTGCGATTTTCTGAAACTAGTGGAGACCGATCCGATGTTTCGGTCCAATCCGGGCGCAACGATGGTAGAAATTCTCGCTCCGTCCAAAGAATACATCAACCGATTGAAATCATGA
- a CDS encoding YqaA family protein, producing MSNEKETAINLRNLLFQTVLSIVIVLVIVFGLAFFFRKELLGFSEHFVRIFGYWGLFVGMIFSDSLPAFVPPDAFLMLAITGEMDPLKTILSMSFGSILGGSLAYLIGLYVIPRFHLGRQMVLHYEDKLLPYLRKYGFGAVVLSALTPIPYSWMAYTVGTFKMRYSLFLLGSLFRFVRVTVYFYAMYLGWITGG from the coding sequence ATGTCAAATGAAAAAGAGACAGCTATCAATCTTCGTAATCTCCTCTTTCAAACCGTCTTATCAATTGTTATTGTTTTAGTAATTGTTTTTGGATTGGCTTTTTTCTTTCGAAAGGAACTTTTGGGGTTTAGCGAACACTTTGTCCGTATTTTTGGATACTGGGGACTATTTGTTGGAATGATTTTTTCGGATAGCCTTCCTGCCTTCGTTCCGCCCGATGCTTTCCTCATGCTTGCCATCACCGGCGAAATGGATCCTTTAAAAACAATTCTATCAATGTCCTTTGGGAGTATCCTTGGTGGGTCTTTGGCTTATTTGATTGGATTGTATGTGATTCCGCGATTTCATTTGGGAAGACAAATGGTTTTGCATTATGAAGATAAATTACTTCCTTACTTACGTAAATATGGATTTGGGGCTGTGGTTCTCAGCGCCCTCACTCCCATTCCTTATTCTTGGATGGCTTATACTGTTGGAACCTTTAAGATGCGTTATTCGTTGTTTTTACTCGGTTCTCTTTTTCGTTTTGTTCGTGTGACTGTATATTTTTATGCCATGTATCTGGGATGGATTACAGGAGGATAA
- a CDS encoding replication-associated recombination protein A: protein MDSLFSQNKQTPLAHAVRPKTWSEFVGQTQVVQSLRAISKPTSILLYGPPGSGKTTLAHLLSQGWNLQNRYLSCVTSGLKEVREVLDEAKRQGTIVLFLDEIHRFSSSQQDALLSAVEEGEIILIAATTENPSFRVNKALLSRMLVYRLTTLSEEEENSIFETCLTKLNHKSTFPEDLKKELFRRSSGDARKLLGYLERILSFTEDTGSINESKLAEILGENVIFYDKNSESHYDIISAFIKSLRGSDPDAALFYLALMIEGGEDPLFIARRLVIFASEDVGNASVHALPLAISTWHAVERVGMPEGRIPLGQCTTFLASAPKSNASYLAIDRALQLVRERKREFQIPNHLRNAPTATHKKEGAGKDYQYPHDFPDHFVREKYFPESFYPNPPKFYEPTNQGMEKNLKDQLKKLWEPGK, encoded by the coding sequence TTGGATTCTCTTTTTTCGCAGAACAAACAGACCCCTCTCGCTCATGCGGTCAGGCCTAAAACTTGGTCTGAGTTTGTAGGGCAAACTCAAGTGGTTCAGTCACTTAGAGCCATTTCTAAACCCACCTCCATTTTGTTATACGGGCCACCCGGTTCGGGAAAAACCACATTGGCTCATCTTCTCAGCCAAGGATGGAATCTGCAAAACCGTTATCTCAGTTGTGTGACCAGTGGTTTGAAAGAGGTAAGAGAAGTTTTAGATGAAGCCAAAAGACAGGGAACGATTGTTTTATTTTTAGACGAAATCCATCGTTTTTCTTCCTCACAACAGGATGCACTTCTTTCAGCAGTGGAAGAAGGCGAAATCATATTGATTGCTGCTACCACTGAAAATCCCAGCTTTCGAGTGAATAAAGCACTTCTTTCTCGGATGCTTGTGTATCGACTGACCACTCTTTCAGAAGAAGAAGAAAATTCTATTTTTGAAACTTGCCTTACAAAATTAAATCATAAGAGTACATTTCCAGAGGATTTAAAAAAGGAGCTCTTTCGCAGAAGTTCGGGTGATGCCAGGAAACTCCTTGGGTATCTCGAACGAATTTTAAGTTTTACAGAAGATACGGGAAGTATCAACGAATCCAAATTAGCTGAAATTCTAGGTGAAAACGTAATTTTTTATGATAAAAATAGTGAAAGTCATTATGATATCATCTCTGCTTTTATCAAATCCCTTCGTGGCAGTGACCCAGATGCTGCACTTTTTTATTTAGCACTTATGATCGAAGGCGGAGAAGACCCACTTTTTATTGCAAGAAGGCTTGTGATTTTTGCAAGCGAAGATGTCGGGAATGCTAGTGTCCATGCCCTTCCACTTGCCATCTCCACTTGGCATGCCGTCGAACGTGTCGGAATGCCAGAAGGAAGGATTCCTTTGGGGCAGTGTACTACTTTTTTAGCATCTGCTCCAAAGTCTAATGCTAGTTATCTGGCGATTGATCGGGCACTTCAATTAGTTCGGGAAAGAAAACGTGAGTTCCAAATTCCAAATCATCTTCGCAATGCTCCCACAGCCACACATAAGAAGGAAGGGGCAGGGAAAGATTACCAATACCCTCATGATTTTCCCGATCACTTTGTAAGAGAAAAATATTTTCCTGAATCCTTTTATCCGAATCCACCGAAGTTCTATGAACCAACAAACCAAGGGATGGAGAAAAATTTAAAAGACCAACTCAAAAAACTTTGGGAACCTGGGAAGTAA
- the pth gene encoding aminoacyl-tRNA hydrolase has protein sequence MIHFLIVGLGNPGDKYKNTRHNIGFMVLDALASSFGVSFKDSKKYADSSHTWEGDKIHLLKPLEFMNLSGKATQTLANLYKIPAAQILVVQDEVDLPFGKIKNKIGGGTAGHNGLKDIVAKLGTQDFHRLRFGVGKPEKGGMEVADFVLQNFNSEERNTLDSLIKESINKIEDWIKTNRNLIKKETNA, from the coding sequence ATGATTCATTTTTTAATCGTAGGCCTCGGTAATCCAGGGGATAAATATAAAAACACCCGCCATAACATTGGTTTTATGGTTCTTGATGCATTGGCATCTAGTTTTGGTGTTTCTTTTAAAGATTCCAAAAAATATGCAGATTCCTCTCATACTTGGGAAGGAGATAAAATCCACCTTTTGAAACCTTTGGAATTTATGAACCTTTCCGGAAAGGCAACTCAAACCCTTGCCAATCTATATAAAATTCCCGCAGCGCAAATCCTAGTCGTCCAAGACGAAGTGGATTTACCTTTTGGTAAGATAAAAAATAAAATTGGGGGCGGAACCGCTGGCCACAACGGACTAAAAGATATCGTTGCAAAACTCGGTACGCAAGACTTCCATAGGTTGCGGTTTGGGGTAGGTAAACCTGAAAAAGGCGGAATGGAAGTGGCAGACTTTGTTTTGCAAAATTTTAATTCGGAAGAACGAAATACCTTGGATAGTCTAATTAAAGAATCTATTAACAAAATAGAAGATTGGATCAAAACAAATCGGAATCTGATCAAAAAAGAAACAAATGCGTAA
- the cimA gene encoding (R)-citramalate synthase CimA, translating to MTESNSRIEILDVTLRDGEQTNGVSFSWQQKLNITKHLLKDLKTDRVEIASARVSPGEFEAVKKIVEWAKSEGLQNRIEILGFVDYDKTVEWMNGTGVRVLNLLTKGSLNHLTNQLRKTPAEHFADIQKTVEFAAKSGITVNVYLEDWSNGYTHSRDYVLEYLSVVSKYPVSKFYLADTLGVLSPAEVRNAITDLVKEFPKLWFEFHGHNDYDLAVANCLEAVSAGARGLHVAVNGLGERAGNSPLEAVVTALHDKTKYRTSVIEKEITSASRLVQVFSGKRISDNRPIVGEDVFTQTAGVHADGDKKGNLYANPILPERFGRSRVYALGKLAGKASITENLKQLGMVLSPEIEKKVLERVIELGDQNKTVTKEDLPYIISDITGENLEASFRIESCTVTSGIGVKPKAEVKVNYLGKDYAAKGEGDGGYDAFMNALGKILKDLNIKIPKLSDYEVRIPPGGNTNALVETVITWKGDGETNPIRTIGIDSDQQVAAVKATERLLHILLGNV from the coding sequence ATGACCGAATCTAATTCTCGCATCGAAATCCTGGACGTCACTTTAAGAGACGGGGAACAAACCAATGGTGTTTCTTTTTCCTGGCAACAAAAGCTAAACATCACCAAACATCTATTAAAAGATCTAAAAACAGATCGTGTCGAAATTGCTAGCGCTCGCGTTTCTCCTGGTGAGTTTGAAGCCGTTAAAAAAATTGTAGAGTGGGCAAAATCAGAAGGCCTTCAAAATCGAATCGAAATTTTAGGGTTTGTGGATTATGATAAAACAGTAGAGTGGATGAACGGAACAGGAGTTCGAGTTCTCAATCTCCTCACAAAAGGATCACTCAACCACCTAACAAACCAACTTCGAAAAACTCCAGCAGAACATTTTGCAGACATTCAAAAAACAGTAGAGTTTGCTGCGAAATCTGGGATCACTGTGAATGTTTATTTGGAAGATTGGTCCAATGGATACACTCATTCTCGTGATTATGTTTTAGAATATTTAAGTGTTGTATCCAAGTATCCTGTCAGCAAATTTTATTTAGCAGATACACTTGGTGTTTTGTCGCCTGCAGAAGTCCGAAATGCAATCACTGATTTAGTAAAAGAATTCCCTAAACTTTGGTTTGAGTTTCATGGCCATAATGATTATGACTTGGCTGTTGCCAATTGTTTAGAAGCAGTCTCTGCCGGAGCTCGTGGCCTACATGTGGCTGTGAATGGTCTTGGGGAAAGAGCGGGTAATTCACCTTTAGAGGCAGTTGTCACTGCTTTACATGACAAAACAAAGTATCGAACTTCTGTCATAGAAAAAGAAATCACTAGTGCATCTAGACTTGTCCAAGTTTTTTCTGGGAAACGTATTTCGGATAACCGTCCGATTGTCGGGGAAGATGTATTCACACAAACGGCAGGTGTTCATGCAGATGGGGACAAAAAAGGAAATTTATATGCCAATCCCATTTTACCAGAACGATTTGGTAGAAGCCGTGTATACGCATTAGGGAAGTTAGCTGGTAAGGCGAGTATTACTGAAAATTTAAAACAGTTGGGAATGGTTCTTTCTCCCGAAATTGAAAAAAAAGTTTTAGAACGAGTGATCGAACTGGGAGACCAAAACAAAACGGTCACAAAAGAAGACCTACCGTACATTATCTCTGACATCACTGGTGAAAATTTAGAAGCCAGTTTTCGTATCGAATCTTGTACGGTGACTAGTGGAATTGGTGTCAAACCTAAGGCCGAAGTAAAGGTCAATTACTTAGGAAAGGATTACGCGGCTAAGGGAGAAGGGGATGGTGGTTATGACGCTTTTATGAATGCCCTCGGTAAAATTCTAAAAGATTTAAATATCAAAATCCCAAAACTTTCTGATTATGAAGTAAGGATTCCACCCGGTGGAAATACCAATGCCCTTGTGGAAACGGTGATTACTTGGAAAGGTGATGGCGAAACCAATCCCATCCGAACCATCGGAATTGACTCTGACCAACAAGTGGCAGCTGTTAAGGCCACAGAACGATTGTTACATATTTTACTCGGAAACGTATGA
- a CDS encoding SpoIIE family protein phosphatase encodes MFTETRPSYNPYEISRESHEILESFSSVILSPPSGDFFQTRVLRLSQIFHLSAVWISEWKKESSQFQTLSLVHLGELSAAKTYNGNIAPCSEVIETKSYYHTLNLEDRYPGFESVLSIKGSHYLGFPLKSRSGEIIGVIAVLNRKHIPHLNRLIRILELLSVRTAQELERRKSDTYISHAIESVYALSHSLKEIHRLTTSHFESIEDLFSGYLKTGLQLFHFPVGIISKVSQDKYKILQIEGESGDLKQGETFRIVDSFFAKANESKKTIFSEDILSSEDNLQKTSFFKEFGFLKYIESPIVIDGKMEGSIGFFSTEIGGTPIENHFIEVIEMMSRSIAYEIEKRKAAEEIKKIKLHQDGDYYLTSLLVKPLGGTEIESSNVKIEFLTKQKKEFSFQGKQGEIGGDLSVAHTVYLRGKKHIVFINADAMGKSLQGAAGALVLGAVFRSIIERTKNREEYQNRYPEQWLREVFDELNKTFESFDYTMLVSLILGLVEDESGLLYFVNAEHPHLILYRDGVPSFIKTKYSYLKIGATLPQDRFAINIFQLQIGDVLFGGSDGKDDILVHGACSGEHFLNTDEKLFLEHVRRREGDLSGIVRSIQQTGELTDDLSLFRLEFSPDRQEETILIKDGFEQVSRFKQEIRKGNFVAARTLLENAYELNRHNLEVLQNLMKFRIANNEYEQAIKYGEEYLSLKADSNHILLSLSFAYQKLGKINKAIEYSERLILREPQHLKNTTHLAVLYGKKGDFEKAKEFLQFAIESTNDKDQLEKLEKYWTRIEHVHAKQKRKVFLE; translated from the coding sequence ATGTTTACAGAAACAAGACCCAGTTACAACCCTTACGAAATTTCCAGAGAATCTCATGAAATTTTGGAATCATTTTCTTCTGTGATTTTATCTCCCCCATCAGGTGATTTTTTTCAGACAAGAGTTTTGAGACTCTCACAAATATTTCACCTATCAGCCGTTTGGATCTCTGAATGGAAAAAAGAATCCTCACAATTTCAAACTTTATCCTTGGTTCATTTAGGAGAACTTTCAGCAGCCAAAACCTACAATGGTAACATTGCTCCATGTTCAGAAGTGATCGAAACTAAATCCTATTACCATACTTTGAATTTAGAAGATAGGTATCCCGGTTTTGAATCGGTATTATCAATCAAAGGAAGCCATTACCTCGGTTTTCCTCTTAAATCAAGATCGGGAGAGATCATAGGTGTCATAGCGGTTCTCAACAGGAAACACATCCCTCACCTAAATAGACTGATTCGAATTTTAGAACTACTTTCTGTGAGAACAGCCCAGGAACTGGAAAGACGTAAATCAGATACTTATATTTCTCATGCCATCGAATCAGTGTATGCACTCAGCCATTCTTTAAAAGAAATTCACAGACTCACCACTTCTCATTTCGAATCCATTGAAGATCTATTTTCAGGATATCTTAAAACTGGATTACAACTATTTCATTTTCCGGTTGGGATCATCAGTAAAGTGAGCCAAGATAAATATAAAATTTTACAAATTGAAGGAGAATCAGGCGACCTTAAACAAGGTGAGACCTTTCGGATTGTAGATAGTTTTTTTGCAAAGGCAAATGAATCAAAAAAAACAATCTTCTCTGAAGATATATTATCTTCAGAGGATAACCTTCAAAAAACCTCTTTTTTTAAAGAGTTTGGATTTCTGAAGTACATAGAATCGCCGATAGTCATTGACGGGAAAATGGAAGGATCCATTGGTTTTTTCTCCACTGAGATAGGCGGAACTCCGATCGAAAACCATTTCATAGAAGTCATTGAGATGATGAGTCGAAGTATCGCTTATGAAATTGAAAAAAGAAAAGCCGCCGAAGAAATCAAAAAGATCAAACTCCACCAAGATGGAGATTATTATTTAACTTCCTTACTTGTGAAACCTTTGGGAGGAACTGAAATCGAAAGTTCCAATGTAAAAATAGAATTTTTAACAAAACAAAAGAAGGAATTTTCCTTCCAAGGAAAACAAGGAGAAATTGGAGGTGATTTATCTGTTGCACACACTGTCTACTTACGTGGGAAAAAACATATTGTTTTCATCAATGCAGATGCAATGGGAAAATCTTTACAAGGTGCTGCCGGTGCTTTGGTTCTCGGAGCGGTATTTCGATCCATCATAGAAAGAACCAAAAATAGAGAGGAATACCAAAATCGTTATCCAGAACAGTGGTTACGTGAAGTGTTTGATGAACTAAACAAAACCTTTGAGAGTTTTGACTACACTATGCTTGTATCACTCATTCTTGGATTAGTCGAAGACGAGTCAGGTCTATTATATTTTGTAAATGCAGAACATCCCCATTTAATTTTATACAGAGATGGAGTTCCAAGTTTTATCAAAACAAAATACAGTTATCTAAAAATTGGCGCTACCCTTCCGCAAGACCGGTTTGCTATTAACATTTTCCAATTACAAATCGGAGATGTACTTTTTGGTGGATCCGATGGAAAAGATGATATTTTGGTTCATGGTGCTTGTAGCGGTGAACATTTTCTAAATACAGATGAAAAACTTTTTTTGGAACATGTGAGAAGAAGAGAAGGTGATCTTTCTGGAATCGTTCGATCCATCCAACAAACGGGAGAGCTTACCGATGACTTGTCTCTATTCCGATTAGAATTTAGTCCAGATCGACAAGAAGAAACTATCTTGATCAAAGATGGATTCGAGCAAGTATCTAGGTTCAAACAAGAAATTCGAAAGGGAAATTTTGTCGCAGCCCGAACCCTTTTAGAAAATGCTTACGAACTCAACCGACACAATCTAGAAGTATTACAAAATTTGATGAAATTTAGAATCGCAAACAATGAATACGAACAAGCCATTAAGTATGGCGAGGAATATTTATCCTTAAAGGCAGACAGCAACCACATACTACTATCCTTATCTTTTGCTTATCAAAAGTTAGGAAAGATCAATAAGGCAATCGAATATTCGGAAAGACTCATCCTTAGAGAACCACAACATTTAAAAAACACAACCCACCTAGCAGTTCTATATGGAAAAAAAGGAGATTTTGAAAAAGCAAAGGAGTTTTTACAATTCGCGATAGAATCAACAAATGACAAGGATCAATTGGAAAAACTAGAGAAGTATTGGACCCGAATCGAACATGTTCATGCCAAACAAAAAAGGAAAGTATTCCTGGAATGA
- a CDS encoding NADH-quinone oxidoreductase subunit C, which yields MKETITEYLNSRFSDVLLPQRDINTNLLYFSIKKESLPTVVQALKDHPDFAFIYLNDLTSVDWLGKRDPRFEVVYLLRSPKNKHFRLQLRVPVGEGEEVPSLVSIFPAANWPEREVFDLMGISFSNHPQMERLIMPDNFVGHPLRKDYPLEGPGQDYLIEDLLTIHVNEDITG from the coding sequence ATGAAAGAAACAATTACAGAATATTTAAACTCCAGGTTTTCCGATGTGTTACTCCCGCAAAGGGACATAAACACCAATTTACTTTATTTTAGTATCAAAAAGGAGTCCCTCCCTACCGTTGTACAAGCGCTAAAGGATCATCCTGATTTTGCTTTCATTTATCTGAATGACCTTACTTCTGTGGATTGGCTTGGGAAAAGAGATCCAAGGTTTGAGGTTGTTTATTTACTTCGTTCTCCTAAAAACAAACACTTCCGTTTGCAGCTGCGAGTTCCAGTGGGAGAGGGGGAAGAAGTTCCGAGTTTAGTTTCCATTTTTCCTGCGGCCAATTGGCCTGAAAGAGAAGTGTTCGACCTTATGGGGATTTCTTTTTCAAACCATCCTCAAATGGAAAGGCTCATTATGCCTGATAACTTTGTTGGACATCCACTTCGTAAGGATTATCCATTGGAAGGCCCGGGGCAAGATTATCTCATCGAAGATTTACTCACCATTCACGTGAACGAGGATATTACCGGTTAG